A single genomic interval of Plantibacter sp. Leaf314 harbors:
- a CDS encoding aldo/keto reductase — protein MTDTTARPATAAGTFDLGGDLTVNRLGYGTMQLTGEGVWGEPDDRDGAIRLIKRAAELGVNFFDSADAYGPDVTDTLLREALHPYDDIVIATKVGQTRQGPGEWTPTGVPAYLRQQVELGLRRLAVDRIDLLQLHRIDPTVPFEDQIGELRKLQDEGKIRHIGLSQVSVAEVEAAQKIAPIASVQNLYNLTDRSSEDLLDWSTEHGVAFIPWFPLATGALSKQDGPLTQLAERHDATPSQLALAWLLKRSPVMLPIPGTSSVEHLEDNLQGATIELTDDEFEELSAVSE, from the coding sequence ATGACCGACACCACCGCTCGTCCCGCAACCGCCGCCGGCACCTTCGACCTGGGCGGCGACCTCACGGTCAACCGCCTCGGCTACGGCACGATGCAGCTCACCGGCGAGGGCGTCTGGGGCGAACCCGACGACCGCGACGGCGCCATCCGCCTCATCAAGCGAGCCGCCGAGCTCGGCGTGAACTTCTTCGACAGCGCCGACGCGTACGGCCCGGACGTCACCGACACCCTCCTCCGCGAGGCGCTGCACCCCTACGACGACATCGTCATCGCCACGAAGGTCGGCCAGACGCGCCAGGGGCCCGGCGAGTGGACGCCCACCGGCGTCCCCGCGTACCTCCGCCAGCAGGTCGAGCTCGGCCTCCGTCGCCTCGCCGTCGACCGCATCGACCTGCTGCAGCTGCACCGCATCGACCCGACCGTGCCGTTCGAGGACCAGATCGGCGAACTCCGCAAGCTCCAGGACGAGGGCAAGATCCGCCACATCGGGCTCAGCCAGGTGAGCGTGGCCGAGGTCGAGGCCGCACAAAAGATCGCCCCGATCGCGTCCGTCCAGAACCTCTACAACCTGACGGACCGCTCCTCTGAGGACCTCCTCGACTGGTCGACCGAGCACGGCGTGGCCTTCATCCCGTGGTTCCCGCTGGCCACCGGCGCCCTGAGCAAGCAGGACGGCCCGCTCACGCAGCTCGCCGAGCGTCATGACGCGACGCCTTCGCAGCTCGCGCTGGCCTGGCTGCTGAAGCGTTCGCCTGTGATGCTCCCGATCCCCGGCACCTCCAGTGTCGAGCACCTGGAGGACAACCTGCAGGGCGCGACCATCGAGCTGACCGACGACGAGTTCGAGGAGCTCTCCGCCGTCTCGGAGTAG
- a CDS encoding LysR substrate-binding domain-containing protein, translated as MLDVRRLRLLRELRIRGTIAEVAAALNFSPSSVSQQLSVLEQETGVELLRKVGRRVQLTPQAEILVGHTDALLDTLERAEADLGASLTTVSGTIRVAVFQSAALALMPVALSSMRRDHPQVRVEMVQHEPETALAETWARDFDVVVAEQYPAHAAPRHPGLDRRQLATDPIRLACPPVANEIHPVLRIEDAADLPWVMEPHGAASRHFAEQLCRRAGFEPDVRYQTADLQAQIRLIESGNAVALIPDLQWAGRDASCRLVDLPDLPERTIFTSARESGVARPAIVAFREALEAAARS; from the coding sequence GTGCTGGACGTCCGCCGCCTCCGACTCCTCCGCGAACTGCGGATCCGAGGCACCATCGCCGAAGTGGCCGCAGCCCTGAACTTCAGCCCGTCGTCGGTGTCGCAGCAGTTGTCCGTCCTGGAGCAGGAGACGGGCGTCGAACTGCTCCGCAAGGTCGGTCGCCGCGTGCAGCTCACGCCCCAGGCCGAGATCCTCGTCGGACACACCGACGCCCTCCTCGACACCCTCGAGCGGGCGGAGGCCGACCTCGGCGCGTCGCTCACGACCGTGTCGGGCACCATCCGCGTGGCCGTGTTCCAATCGGCGGCGCTCGCCCTCATGCCGGTGGCCCTCAGCTCGATGCGGCGGGACCACCCACAGGTGCGGGTCGAGATGGTGCAGCACGAACCCGAGACGGCTCTCGCGGAGACCTGGGCGCGCGACTTCGACGTGGTCGTCGCGGAACAGTACCCCGCGCACGCCGCCCCGCGACACCCCGGACTCGACCGCCGGCAGCTCGCGACCGACCCGATCCGCCTCGCCTGCCCACCGGTCGCGAACGAGATCCACCCGGTGCTGCGCATCGAGGACGCCGCCGACCTGCCCTGGGTGATGGAGCCGCACGGTGCCGCCTCGCGCCACTTCGCGGAGCAGTTGTGCCGTCGCGCCGGGTTCGAGCCCGACGTCCGCTACCAGACCGCCGACCTGCAGGCGCAGATCCGGCTCATCGAGTCGGGCAACGCCGTCGCCCTGATCCCCGACCTCCAATGGGCCGGGCGCGACGCGAGCTGCCGCCTCGTCGACCTGCCCGACCTCCCCGAGCGCACCATCTTCACCTCGGCGCGCGAATCGGGCGTCGCGAGGCCGGCGATCGTCGCCTTCCGCGAGGCCCTCGAGGCTGCGGCGAGGAGCTGA
- a CDS encoding acyltransferase — MTSTADREPPPDPSFEVATPRADLTAFAGARALAAWWVVYSHSADWLFSVLPELSWLAPLAHTGLAVDVFFVLSGYSIAQAYGARRWTLRSYGRYLRNRLARLYPAHVAVLLAFLALCLGGALVGIDSEPGAFPPVGLLAELTLTRAWFGDALWWNPPAWSLSAQFLAFLLFPVMALAIRGRSRRRSTPTLLVVAVLTIAVSTLAAGLAPSAMNGMAPPVVRVLCGFALGVCVAQLTSRLPVTGHAAWVAAGGGLGLLIAAVVLEPGAPRAWAAITFAAVVVGGLAVASPRTTAALRSRPAQVLGRLSFSTYLVHVFVLILLAKTITPAAVGAFPFPLRALVLLAWSGSILGASWLLHTLVEAPAHRKLAAPRRDHEGNLERPSGGQRSVRRSDEGADASQPGRHRRLAEGDGARR; from the coding sequence ATGACCTCGACCGCGGACCGCGAGCCCCCACCCGACCCGAGCTTCGAGGTCGCAACGCCGCGCGCGGACCTCACCGCGTTCGCGGGCGCCCGGGCCCTCGCCGCCTGGTGGGTGGTCTACTCCCACTCGGCAGACTGGCTGTTCAGCGTGCTGCCGGAACTCTCCTGGCTCGCCCCGCTGGCGCACACCGGCCTCGCGGTGGACGTCTTCTTCGTCCTCAGCGGGTACTCGATCGCCCAGGCGTACGGCGCGAGGCGCTGGACCTTGCGCAGCTACGGTCGCTACCTCCGGAACCGCCTGGCCCGCCTGTATCCGGCTCACGTGGCGGTCCTCCTCGCCTTCCTGGCGCTCTGCCTCGGCGGGGCACTCGTGGGTATCGATTCCGAACCCGGCGCGTTCCCGCCCGTCGGCCTCCTCGCCGAGCTCACGCTGACCCGTGCCTGGTTCGGCGACGCACTGTGGTGGAACCCGCCGGCCTGGTCGCTGTCCGCCCAGTTCCTCGCGTTCCTCCTGTTCCCGGTGATGGCCCTGGCGATCCGCGGTCGGTCCCGGCGCAGGTCGACCCCGACCCTGCTCGTCGTCGCCGTCCTGACGATCGCGGTGTCGACCCTCGCGGCCGGGCTCGCGCCGTCGGCCATGAACGGCATGGCGCCCCCGGTCGTCCGCGTGCTGTGCGGCTTCGCGCTCGGCGTCTGCGTGGCGCAGCTGACCTCACGGCTCCCGGTCACCGGCCACGCGGCGTGGGTCGCGGCGGGTGGCGGCCTCGGGCTCCTGATCGCCGCCGTCGTCCTCGAACCCGGCGCGCCGCGCGCGTGGGCGGCGATCACCTTCGCTGCGGTCGTCGTCGGCGGCCTGGCGGTCGCGAGCCCCCGGACGACCGCCGCGTTGCGGAGCCGACCGGCGCAGGTGCTCGGGCGGTTGTCGTTCAGCACCTACCTCGTGCACGTGTTCGTGCTCATCCTGCTGGCGAAGACGATCACGCCGGCAGCGGTCGGCGCGTTCCCCTTCCCCCTCCGTGCGCTCGTCCTCCTGGCCTGGTCCGGGTCGATCCTCGGCGCGTCATGGCTCCTCCACACCCTCGTGGAGGCACCGGCCCACCGGAAGCTCGCCGCGCCCCGGCGAGACCACGAGGGCAACCTCGAGCGCCCGTCCGGCGGGCAGCGGTCGGTCAGGCGTTCGGACGAGGGAGCGGACGCCTCGCAGCCCGGACGCCACCGGCGACTCGCTGAGGGAGACGGAGCGCGGCGCTGA
- a CDS encoding right-handed parallel beta-helix repeat-containing protein: protein MDAVPPEPTPEPTNTPEPTNTPEPPDTPEPADPLPTPPGEDPAPEPAPAPAGTDAAPASSPAELVLEGPGIDPTGATVSTAAVLAWFASVPAGSTVVVRGGDVIALDATLRIPRRIHLRGHGELRFVGGVSAAPALKLVGDGSTVTGIRITYTGPAAPATGGRSTGIGIWADDVTVSGVTVDGFQNGVAVQPTGEFEGVIVSGCHILNVTGSGGGRGSASSAGEDRGDGITVWGARATVVGNIVSAAAGTDARVGIHAESLPAYAAEPGDWADSLVTIEGNVVTGPFRRSIAVEGMAHTVVTGNTVSDATWWGIAAIDSRSVALVANTVRWTRTAADDQGSAWTPKRGPIMIYRNARGTVVANNVIDVCGVASAAIMAQAAGAPGSATVVGASDALITDNMVRIADGTCPVGISLDRAMQPVVTGNRITVTRGSGSVGGIVAYFAEDAVIADNSITGSATSHGFGVLHEGPGSVVITGNRIDHIRVAVSVANCSGGATIATNTGRDCEYGLDTFGSTGRSVVYGNRWEVTNTAHANAQPNTSYLSTRHMGLARPYGGASGDLLVGNGRLWVNDQGTWRSATLS, encoded by the coding sequence ATGGACGCGGTACCTCCCGAACCGACCCCCGAACCGACGAACACCCCCGAGCCCACCAATACCCCCGAGCCTCCGGACACCCCGGAACCAGCGGATCCGCTGCCGACCCCTCCCGGCGAGGACCCGGCGCCCGAGCCGGCTCCGGCGCCCGCAGGCACCGATGCGGCTCCGGCCTCGTCGCCAGCCGAGCTGGTCCTCGAAGGGCCGGGGATCGACCCGACCGGCGCGACGGTGAGTACGGCGGCGGTCCTCGCGTGGTTCGCCTCGGTCCCCGCCGGGAGCACCGTCGTGGTGCGCGGCGGCGACGTCATCGCGCTCGACGCGACGCTCCGGATCCCGCGTCGCATCCATCTCCGCGGGCATGGCGAGCTCCGGTTCGTGGGTGGCGTCAGCGCCGCGCCGGCACTGAAACTCGTCGGCGACGGCAGCACGGTCACCGGCATCCGGATCACCTACACCGGGCCGGCCGCTCCAGCCACCGGCGGCCGCAGCACCGGCATCGGCATCTGGGCCGACGACGTGACCGTCAGCGGGGTCACCGTCGACGGCTTCCAGAACGGGGTCGCCGTCCAGCCGACCGGTGAGTTCGAAGGGGTGATCGTCTCCGGGTGCCACATCCTGAACGTCACCGGCTCGGGCGGGGGCCGTGGTTCCGCCTCATCGGCGGGCGAGGACCGCGGCGACGGCATCACCGTCTGGGGAGCTCGAGCCACCGTGGTCGGCAACATCGTCTCGGCGGCGGCCGGGACGGACGCCCGCGTCGGCATCCACGCCGAGAGCCTGCCCGCGTATGCGGCCGAGCCTGGTGACTGGGCCGACTCGCTGGTCACGATCGAGGGGAACGTCGTGACGGGGCCGTTCCGGCGGTCCATCGCCGTGGAGGGCATGGCCCACACGGTGGTCACCGGCAACACCGTCTCCGACGCGACCTGGTGGGGCATCGCCGCCATCGACAGCCGCTCCGTCGCCCTGGTCGCGAACACGGTGCGCTGGACCCGCACGGCCGCCGACGACCAGGGGTCGGCCTGGACGCCGAAACGCGGCCCCATCATGATCTACCGGAACGCCCGGGGGACGGTGGTCGCGAACAACGTCATCGACGTCTGTGGGGTCGCGAGCGCCGCGATCATGGCACAGGCGGCGGGGGCGCCGGGGTCGGCCACCGTCGTCGGGGCCAGCGACGCCCTCATCACCGACAACATGGTCCGAATCGCCGACGGCACCTGCCCCGTCGGGATCTCCCTCGATCGGGCGATGCAGCCGGTCGTCACGGGCAATCGCATCACCGTCACCCGCGGGTCAGGCTCCGTGGGTGGCATCGTCGCCTACTTCGCCGAGGACGCCGTCATCGCCGACAACTCCATCACCGGCTCCGCGACCTCGCACGGGTTCGGCGTGCTGCATGAGGGGCCCGGCTCCGTCGTGATCACCGGGAACCGGATCGACCACATCCGGGTCGCCGTCTCCGTGGCCAACTGCAGCGGAGGTGCCACCATAGCCACCAACACCGGTCGCGACTGCGAGTACGGACTCGACACCTTCGGATCGACCGGGCGCTCGGTGGTGTACGGCAACCGCTGGGAGGTGACGAACACCGCGCACGCCAACGCGCAACCGAACACGAGCTACCTGTCGACGCGGCACATGGGGCTCGCCCGCCCGTACGGCGGTGCGTCGGGCGACCTCCTCGTCGGGAACGGCCGTCTGTGGGTGAACGACCAGGGCACCTGGCGCTCGGCCACCCTGAGCTGA
- a CDS encoding aldo/keto reductase, protein MPYEAAETRYDDMTYRRVGRSGLRLPALSLGLWHNFGESRSIEVQRAIVRRAFDLGITHFDLANNYGPPAGSAETAFGKIFADDLAAHRDEIIITSKAGYYMWQGPYGEWGSRKTMLSSLDQSLTRIGVEYVDVFYSHRPDPETPIEETMGALASAVQSGKALYAGISNYSPEQTVAAAAAIREFGVPLLVHQPRYSMFSREVEDGLLDTLDDLGLGAVVFSPLAQGMLTDRYLGGSVPSDSRAATSHFLNEESITDTYLERARGLQAIAEERGQTLAQLALSWVLRRNTVTSAIIGASSVEQLEGNYAAIHRLDFDDAELARIDEFAVHGTLR, encoded by the coding sequence ATGCCCTACGAAGCAGCCGAAACCCGTTACGACGACATGACCTACCGCCGCGTCGGCCGCAGTGGACTGCGCCTCCCCGCGCTGTCCCTCGGCCTCTGGCACAACTTCGGCGAGAGCCGCAGCATCGAGGTGCAGCGCGCGATCGTGCGTCGCGCCTTCGACCTCGGGATCACCCACTTCGACCTCGCCAACAACTACGGCCCGCCTGCCGGTTCCGCCGAGACCGCCTTCGGCAAGATCTTCGCCGACGACCTGGCCGCGCACCGCGACGAGATCATCATCACCTCGAAGGCCGGCTATTACATGTGGCAGGGTCCCTACGGCGAGTGGGGCTCCCGCAAGACCATGCTGTCGTCGCTCGACCAGAGCCTCACGCGTATCGGCGTCGAGTACGTCGACGTGTTCTACTCGCACCGTCCCGACCCGGAGACGCCGATCGAGGAGACCATGGGCGCGCTCGCCTCGGCCGTGCAGTCGGGCAAGGCCCTGTACGCGGGTATCTCGAACTACTCGCCCGAGCAGACCGTCGCCGCAGCGGCCGCGATCCGCGAGTTCGGCGTGCCGTTGCTCGTGCACCAGCCCCGGTACTCGATGTTCTCCCGCGAGGTCGAGGACGGCCTCCTCGACACCCTCGACGACCTCGGTCTCGGTGCCGTCGTGTTCAGCCCGCTCGCGCAGGGCATGCTGACCGACCGCTACCTCGGTGGCTCGGTGCCGTCGGACTCGCGTGCGGCGACGAGCCACTTCCTCAACGAGGAGTCGATCACCGACACGTACCTCGAGCGAGCCCGCGGCCTGCAGGCGATCGCCGAGGAGCGCGGTCAGACCCTCGCGCAGCTCGCGCTGTCGTGGGTGTTGCGTCGGAACACGGTGACGTCCGCGATCATCGGTGCCAGCTCGGTCGAGCAGCTCGAGGGCAACTACGCGGCGATCCACCGTCTCGACTTCGACGACGCCGAGCTCGCCCGCATCGACGAGTTCGCCGTCCACGGCACCCTCCGCTAG
- a CDS encoding NUDIX domain-containing protein, translating to MDYRELVPSTSSTDPTTPAPQPRSGCGAAIVRDGRILLLERLREPEAGSWGIPGGKVDWMERLEDAVRRETREETGLELGPVELLCVVDHFEERLQQHWISPVFLAETSQGEPVLREPEKHGGVRWFPLDHLPERVTVSTRAAVEAIGRRRGPGR from the coding sequence GTGGACTACCGTGAGCTGGTGCCGTCCACCTCGTCGACAGACCCGACCACGCCCGCGCCCCAGCCGCGGTCCGGATGCGGTGCGGCCATCGTCCGCGACGGTCGGATCCTGCTGCTCGAACGCCTCCGGGAGCCCGAGGCCGGGTCCTGGGGCATCCCCGGCGGCAAGGTCGACTGGATGGAACGCCTCGAGGACGCGGTCCGCCGCGAGACCCGGGAGGAGACCGGCCTGGAACTCGGACCCGTCGAGCTGCTCTGCGTCGTCGACCACTTCGAAGAACGGCTGCAGCAGCACTGGATCTCGCCCGTGTTCCTCGCGGAGACGTCGCAGGGGGAGCCGGTGCTCCGTGAACCGGAAAAACATGGCGGTGTGCGTTGGTTCCCGCTCGACCACCTGCCCGAGCGCGTGACGGTCTCCACCCGGGCGGCGGTCGAGGCGATCGGTCGGCGTCGGGGACCCGGCCGGTAG
- a CDS encoding bifunctional proline dehydrogenase/L-glutamate gamma-semialdehyde dehydrogenase: MTDTLASTQQLDRDALATEAIALVRRWLQTASTIPADASAQQLAGVLKDPTGLEFTVGFVDGVVRPEDLRVAARTLQTIAPKVPAFLPWYLKAAVRCGGAFAPILPGVVIPISRKVLRNMVGHLVVDATDKKLGPAIAKIKTPGTRLNVNLLGEAVLGTGEAARRLEGTHKLLARPDVDYVSIKVSSTVSPHSVWAFDEAVDHVVTSLTPLFERAAKASPNKFINLDMEEYKDLDLTIAVFTKLLDLPQFHDLEAGIVLQAYLPDALSAMIRLQEWSAGRRAAGGAGIKVRIVKGANLPMEQVEASLHDWPLATWSTKQDSDTNYKRVVEYALHPDRIDNVRIGVAGHNLFDIAFAWLLAKQRGVERGVEFEMLLGMAQGQAEAVKRDVGELLLYTPVVHPQEFDVAIAYLIRRLEEGASQDNFMSAVFELSENETLFAREQERFLASLAELDTTVPAPNRQQDRTKPAASSPVDAFENTPDTDPSLPANRVWGRDILTRVADSRLGNDTVAASILDSTEALDAVIDGATAAGDAWGSLSGAERAVILHRAGDVLEQRRADLMEVMAAETGKTLDQSDPEVSEAIDFAHYYAERARELDHVDGATFTPAKLTVVTPPWNFPVAIPAGSTLAALAAGSPVIIKPARQARRSGAVMIEALWEAGVPREVLRFAQLADNSLGERLIAHPAVERVILTGGYETAELFRSFRPELPLLAETSGKNAIIVTPSADLDLAVKDVVASAFGHAGQKCSAASLVILVGSVASSRRFRHQLVDAVTSLKVGYPVDPTTQMGPIIEPAKGKLLGGLTTLGVGESWLVEPKQLDDSGKLWSPGVRAGVARGSEYHLTEYFGPILGVMTAETLEEAIAIQNEIDYGLTAGLHSLNPAELRVWLDGIQAGNLYVNRGITGAIVQRQPFGGWKKSAVGAGTKAGGPNYLIGLGSWSSAESTAERTVGRSAERRGPKPVVASLLRAADAVLPAEEFAFLRRSVVSDTAAWAEEFGVAKDVSKLTAERNVFRYVPREVHVRLVDGGSVAELLRVVAAGATAGATVHVSSAVALAPKLVPAVEAITGAITVESEDRWYVTASSLVGTKAGARVRIIGGTTEGVAHATSGSPDVAIYAGDVTEAGRIELLPFLQEQAVSITAHRFGTPNHLSDELI; the protein is encoded by the coding sequence ATGACCGACACTCTTGCATCGACGCAGCAGCTCGACCGCGACGCCCTCGCAACCGAGGCCATCGCCCTCGTCCGCCGCTGGCTCCAGACCGCCTCGACGATCCCCGCCGACGCGTCCGCCCAGCAGCTCGCCGGTGTGCTGAAGGACCCGACCGGTCTCGAGTTCACCGTCGGGTTCGTCGACGGCGTCGTCCGCCCCGAGGACCTCCGCGTCGCCGCCCGCACCCTGCAGACCATCGCGCCGAAGGTGCCCGCGTTCCTGCCCTGGTACCTCAAGGCGGCCGTCCGGTGCGGTGGCGCGTTCGCCCCGATCCTCCCGGGCGTCGTCATCCCCATCTCCCGCAAGGTGCTCCGCAACATGGTCGGCCACCTCGTCGTCGACGCGACGGACAAGAAGCTCGGCCCGGCGATCGCGAAGATCAAGACCCCCGGCACCCGCCTGAACGTCAACCTGCTCGGCGAGGCCGTCCTCGGCACCGGTGAGGCGGCGCGTCGCCTCGAGGGCACCCACAAGCTCCTCGCCCGCCCCGACGTCGACTACGTGTCCATCAAGGTCTCCTCCACGGTCAGCCCCCACTCGGTGTGGGCGTTCGACGAAGCCGTCGACCACGTCGTCACGAGCCTCACACCCCTCTTCGAGCGTGCCGCCAAGGCCAGCCCGAACAAGTTCATCAACCTCGACATGGAGGAGTACAAGGACCTCGACCTCACCATCGCGGTCTTCACGAAGCTCCTCGACCTCCCGCAGTTCCACGACCTCGAGGCCGGCATCGTGCTCCAGGCCTACCTGCCCGACGCCCTGTCGGCGATGATCCGCCTGCAGGAGTGGTCGGCCGGTCGCCGGGCCGCGGGCGGCGCGGGCATCAAGGTGCGCATCGTCAAGGGCGCCAACCTGCCGATGGAGCAGGTCGAGGCCTCCCTCCACGACTGGCCGCTCGCCACCTGGTCGACGAAGCAGGACTCCGACACCAACTACAAGCGCGTCGTCGAGTACGCCCTGCACCCCGACCGCATCGACAACGTGCGCATCGGTGTCGCCGGCCACAACCTGTTCGACATCGCGTTCGCCTGGTTGCTCGCGAAGCAGCGTGGCGTCGAGCGCGGGGTCGAGTTCGAGATGCTCCTCGGCATGGCGCAGGGCCAGGCCGAGGCCGTGAAGCGCGACGTCGGCGAACTGCTGCTCTACACGCCCGTCGTGCACCCGCAGGAGTTCGACGTCGCGATCGCCTACCTGATCCGCCGCCTGGAGGAGGGCGCGAGCCAGGACAACTTCATGTCCGCCGTGTTCGAGCTGAGCGAGAACGAGACCCTCTTCGCCCGCGAGCAGGAGCGCTTCCTCGCCTCCCTCGCCGAGCTCGACACCACCGTCCCCGCGCCCAACCGCCAGCAGGACCGCACGAAGCCCGCCGCATCGTCGCCTGTCGACGCGTTCGAGAACACCCCCGACACCGACCCCTCGCTCCCCGCCAACCGGGTGTGGGGACGCGACATCCTCACTCGCGTCGCCGACTCGCGGCTCGGCAACGACACCGTCGCAGCCTCCATCCTCGACAGCACTGAGGCCCTCGACGCCGTCATCGACGGTGCGACGGCCGCCGGCGACGCGTGGGGATCGCTCTCCGGAGCCGAGCGCGCGGTCATCCTCCACCGCGCCGGCGACGTGCTCGAGCAGCGCCGCGCCGACCTCATGGAGGTCATGGCCGCAGAGACCGGCAAGACCCTCGACCAGTCCGACCCCGAGGTGTCCGAGGCGATCGACTTCGCCCACTACTACGCCGAGCGGGCCCGCGAGCTCGACCACGTGGACGGCGCGACCTTCACCCCGGCGAAGCTCACCGTCGTCACCCCGCCGTGGAACTTCCCCGTCGCCATCCCGGCAGGCTCGACCCTCGCGGCGCTCGCCGCAGGTTCGCCCGTCATCATCAAGCCCGCCCGCCAGGCCCGCCGCAGCGGTGCCGTCATGATCGAGGCGCTGTGGGAGGCCGGGGTGCCGCGTGAGGTCCTCCGCTTCGCGCAGCTGGCCGACAACTCGCTCGGTGAGCGCCTCATCGCCCACCCCGCCGTGGAGCGCGTCATCCTCACCGGTGGCTACGAGACGGCGGAGCTGTTCCGCTCCTTCCGTCCCGAGCTGCCGCTCCTCGCGGAGACCTCGGGCAAGAACGCCATCATCGTCACGCCGAGCGCCGACCTCGACCTCGCCGTCAAGGACGTCGTCGCCTCGGCCTTCGGTCACGCCGGCCAGAAGTGCTCGGCCGCATCGCTCGTGATCCTCGTCGGATCCGTCGCCTCCTCGCGCCGGTTCCGTCACCAGCTCGTCGACGCGGTCACCTCGCTGAAGGTCGGCTACCCGGTCGACCCGACCACGCAGATGGGCCCGATCATCGAGCCCGCGAAGGGCAAGCTGCTCGGCGGCCTGACGACGCTCGGTGTCGGTGAGTCCTGGCTCGTCGAGCCGAAGCAGCTCGACGACAGCGGCAAGCTGTGGAGCCCCGGCGTCCGTGCGGGCGTCGCGCGCGGCTCCGAGTACCACCTCACCGAGTACTTCGGCCCGATCCTCGGCGTCATGACGGCCGAGACGCTCGAGGAGGCCATCGCGATCCAGAACGAGATCGACTACGGCCTCACGGCCGGCCTGCACTCGCTCAACCCGGCGGAGCTGCGCGTGTGGCTCGACGGCATCCAGGCCGGCAACTTGTACGTGAACCGCGGCATCACCGGCGCGATCGTGCAGCGGCAGCCGTTCGGCGGGTGGAAGAAGTCGGCCGTCGGTGCCGGGACCAAGGCCGGTGGGCCGAACTACCTCATCGGGCTCGGCTCGTGGTCGAGCGCCGAGAGCACGGCCGAGCGCACCGTCGGTCGCTCGGCGGAGCGTCGCGGCCCGAAGCCCGTCGTCGCCTCGCTGCTGCGTGCCGCCGACGCGGTGCTGCCCGCCGAGGAGTTCGCGTTCCTGCGTCGCTCGGTCGTGAGTGACACGGCGGCGTGGGCCGAGGAGTTCGGTGTCGCCAAGGACGTCTCGAAGCTCACGGCGGAGCGCAACGTGTTCCGCTACGTCCCGCGTGAGGTCCACGTGCGCCTGGTCGACGGCGGGTCCGTCGCCGAGCTGCTCCGCGTCGTCGCTGCCGGTGCGACCGCGGGTGCGACCGTGCACGTGTCGTCCGCCGTGGCCCTGGCACCGAAGCTCGTGCCGGCCGTCGAGGCGATCACCGGCGCGATCACCGTCGAGAGCGAGGACCGCTGGTACGTCACGGCCTCGTCGCTCGTCGGGACGAAGGCGGGCGCGCGGGTGCGGATCATCGGTGGCACGACGGAGGGCGTCGCCCACGCGACCTCCGGCAGCCCCGACGTCGCGATCTACGCCGGCGACGTCACCGAGGCCGGCCGCATCGAGCTGCTGCCGTTCCTCCAGGAGCAGGCGGTCTCGATCACGGCGCACCGCTTCGGCACGCCGAACCACCTCTCGGACGAGCTCATCTGA